One window of the Solanum stenotomum isolate F172 chromosome 11, ASM1918654v1, whole genome shotgun sequence genome contains the following:
- the LOC125846069 gene encoding uncharacterized protein LOC125846069, translating into MAGWLMNNQKLSPMGLMINKDEMNYVFGQKQKSSLDFLMQNCDLPPPLKVFSGPDMNDDNVKEANIEVRQELGSDRLEVLKALRRSQTRAREAERKYLALQKEKEALSNLMLDESARALAYRNWIKVLELQLLQLKTQKQQKQQQQQYEHVDEWNRTKEDENGTNGVTWLIAVAFCLGIAAIGYRYLL; encoded by the coding sequence ATGGCAGGATGGTTGATGAATAACCAAAAGTTAAGTCCTATGGGGTTGATGATCAACAAAGATGAGATGAATTATGTGTTTGgccaaaaacaaaaatcaagtCTTGATTTTCTAATGCAGAATTGTGACTTGCCTCCACCTCTCAAGGTGTTTTCTGGCCCTGATATGAATGATGATAATGTTAAGGAGGCGAATATCGAGGTTAGACAAGAACTAGGGAGTGATAGGTTGGAGGTTCTAAAGGCGTTGAGACGATCACAGACTCGAGCAAGAGAGGCAGAGAGGAAGTACCTGGCATTGCAGAAGGAGAAGGAAGCTCTTTCGAATTTGATGTTGGATGAATCAGCGCGAGCTCTTGCTTATAGGAACTGGATCAAAGTTCTTGAGCTACAACTCCTGCAgttaaaaacacaaaaacagCAGAAACAGCAACAGCAGCAATATGAACATGTTGATGAATGGAACAGaacaaaagaagatgaaaatggTACAAATGGTGTAACATGGCTCATAGCAGTTGCTTTCTGTTTAGGCATAGCTGCAATTGGTTACAGATACCTCCTTTGA
- the LOC125846070 gene encoding RING-H2 finger protein ATL52-like, with amino-acid sequence MRFLENFKVTLKVLCLCSTFLFDLMAFFNRRMLEEHIFDIQKSAKCLTCICTNDCGGDDISVPSDGPFLPPPPPPLPNVTSEKYHMPFYFIIMLCMFGAFFMFICYMIILKRNRSNSRSIRRNNVSQFDETREDFVIDENLGPILDHPIWYIRTVGLGQDVIDSISVFKYKKDEFLIDGSDCSVCLTEFEEDESLRLLPKCSHAFHIPCIDTWLRSHKNCPLCRAPIVSDMDNSPRMDHVVEVVSITSVGDDGSSTNDVDQDDDLELDGEGNNQEMRCGVVENLDEEEEGRSTMDLSMKNARVNLDGRRKRGRVFSDLVDQHRVKEIINNELQPARRSVSMDSSVAQVIHLMMNEMNEMNELNEMNSRKIDQGCSSNSKRGDRNSSLYKAMKSSSFGRSLQKVPISMKRSFSTSGKCSLPTTSKIQDPRQTM; translated from the exons atGCGT tttcttgaaaattttaaggtAACCTTAAAGGTGTTGTGCTTATGTTCTACCTTCTTGTTTGATTTGATGGCTTTTTTTAATAGAAGGATGTTAGAAGAACatatatttgatatacaaaaaagTGCTAAATGTTTGACTTGTATTTGTACAAATGATTGTGGAGGTGATGATATATCTGTTCCTAGTGATGGTCCATTTTTAccccctcctcctcctcctctccCTAATGTGACAAGTGAAAAATATCATAtgcctttttattttatcataatgcTTTGTATGTTTGGGGCTTTTTTTATGTTCATATGTTATATGATTATACTTAAGAGGAATAGGTCAAATTCAAGATCAATTAGGAGAAATAATGTTTCACAATTTGATGAAACTAGAGAGGATTTTGTTATAGATGAGAATTTGGGCCCAATTTTGGATCATCCGATTTGGTATATTCGCACCGTGGGACTTGGACAAGATGTTATTGATTCGATTTCGGTGTTTAAGTATAAAAAAGATGAGTTTTTGATTGATGGGAGTGATTGTTCTGTTTGTTTGACTGAATTTGAGGAGGATGAGAGTTTAAGGTTGTTGCCTAAGTGTAGTCATGCTTTTCATATTCCTTGTATTGATACTTGGTTAAGGTCACACAAGAATTGCCCCTTGTGTCGTGCTCCTATTGTATCCGATATGGATAATTCCCCTCGAATGGATCATGTTGTGGAAGTTGTATCGATTACTAGTGTAGGTGATGATGGCTCTAGTACGAATGATGTTGATCAAGACGATGATCTTGAATTGGATGGAGAGGGGAATAATCAAGAAATGAGGTGTGGAGTAGTAGAAAATCTTGATGAGGAGGAGGAAGGGAGATCAACGATGGACTTATCGATGAAAAATGCACGAGTTAATCTTGATGGAAGGAGGAAAAGGGGTCGTGTTTTTAGTGATTTGGTTGATCAACATAGAGTGAAGGAGATCATCAACAATGAACTACAACCAGCACGAAGATCGGTCTCAATGGATTCCTCTGTTGCTCAAGTGATTCACCTCATGATGAACGAGATGAATGAGATGAACGAGTTGAATGAGATGAATTCGAGGAAAATTGATCAAGGGTGTTCGAGTAATTCAAAGAGAGGAGATAGAAATTCAAGTTTGTATAAAGCAATGAAGAGTTCTTCCTTTGGACGTTCATTGCAAAAAGTTCCTATTAGTATGAAGAGGTCTTTTTCTACTAGTGGAAAGTGTTCATTGCCTACAACTAGCAAGATTCAAGATCCAAGACAAACAATGTAA
- the LOC125845211 gene encoding transcription factor bHLH96-like encodes MALETVVFQQDPFNYSHKDCNFYNLETFHDYGNFGYEGYNWDSSNSSIPQTYNDDDINNNNNSSPDKYFPVESTVVSGRRKRRRTKCAKNEEEIHNQRMTHIAVERNRRRQMNDYLAVLRSLMPPSYAQRGDQASIVGGAINFVKELEQLLQFLEAHKQVITTNQQHIQCSPFSKFFTFPQYSTGNNNHPLAAATNNEGSTMEERRTAAADIEVTMVESHANVKVLSRRRPKQLLKIVNWLQAMCLTILHLSVTTADHMVLYTFSVKVEENCELNTVSEIASAVHEMVAMIKEEAMSC; translated from the exons atggctCTTGAAACTGTTGTTTTCCAACAAGATCCTTTCAATTATAGCCACAAAGATTGTAATTTTTACAATCTTGAAACTTTTCATGATTATGGTAATTTTGGCTATGAGGGGTATAATTGGGATTCTTCTAATTCTTCAATACCACAAACTTACAACGACGACGAtatcaacaacaataataattctTCACCGGATAAATATTTTCCGGTGGAAAGTACGGTGGTTTCAGGGCGGAGAAAAAGGCGGCGGACAAAATGCGCGAAAAACGAGGAAGAAATACATAATCAAAGGATGACTCACATTGCCGTCGAGAGAAATCGTCGACGGCAAATGAACGATTACCTCGCCGTACTCCGGTCGTTAATGCCGCCGTCTTACGCTCAACgg GGTGACCAAGCATCAATTGTTGGAGGCgcaattaattttgttaaagaACTTGAACAACTCCTCCAATTTTTGGAAGCACATAAACAAGTCATAAcaacaaaccaacaacatattcagtgtaGTCCGTTTTCTAAATTTTTCACGTTCCCTCAATATTCCACCGGTAACAACAATCACCCGTTGGCGGCCGCCACCAACAACGAGGGGTCAACGATGGAGGAGAGGCGGACGGCGGCCGCCGATATCGAGGTGACCATGGTGGAAAGTCATGCTAATGTTAAGGTGTtatcaagaagaagaccaaaaCAATTGTTGAAAATTGTTAATTGGTTACAAGCAATGTGCCTTACTATACTTCACCTTAGTGTTACAACAGCTGATCATATGGTACTATACACATTTAGTGTCAAG GTGGAAGAAAATTGTGAGCTAAATACAGTGAGTGAGATAGCAAGTGCTGTACATGAAATGGTGGCCATGATTAAGGAGGAGGCTATGTCTTGTTGA